The Deltaproteobacteria bacterium genome contains the following window.
CGCCGAAGCCGGCGGTGTCTCCGTGGGAATGAATATCCGTCTCCCTTACGAACAGAAACCGAATCCTTACGCGAATATCAGCCTTGACTACAAGTATTTTTTCATCCGGAAGGTCATGTTCGTCAAGTATGCCGTCGCCTACGTCATCATGCCCGGCGGATACGGGACCCTCGATGAACTCTTTGAAGCCCTGACGCTGATCCAGACAAAAAGGATCAAGAGCTTCCCCGTCATACTCATGGGAAGTTCTTACTGGAAGGGGCTCGTGGACTGGATCAGAAACGTCCTGCTTCAGGAAGAGAAGATAGACGCTGAAGATATCAATCGCATCCTGATATGCGACGAACCCGAGCAGGTCGTGGCGCATATCAAGAAATTCGTTATTCTGTAGTGCAGGACAATCACGTAAAAACCTGTCTTTTGAATCCCTTTTTTGCTGGCCCCGAAACGTTTTTGATACATCTGCAGACAGTGGCAAAGGGGATTCACGGGGGATTTTACATATGAAAATCCCTCCCGACCTCCCTTTACAAAGGGAGGAGAAAAGCTCTTGAAACCCACAAAATCTTTTCAATGGCCGCTTCAAAAGGGATTAACGAGCCGGTAACGGAACTGAAA
Protein-coding sequences here:
- a CDS encoding TIGR00730 family Rossman fold protein is translated as MVEKQYIVDALSIEESWRIFRVMAEFVDAIEELSRIGPAVTIFGSARVRPGDEYYDKAEKLAGLLAQNGFGVITGGGPGIMEAANKGAAEAGGVSVGMNIRLPYEQKPNPYANISLDYKYFFIRKVMFVKYAVAYVIMPGGYGTLDELFEALTLIQTKRIKSFPVILMGSSYWKGLVDWIRNVLLQEEKIDAEDINRILICDEPEQVVAHIKKFVIL